From one Shewanella sp. GD04112 genomic stretch:
- a CDS encoding DUF2802 domain-containing protein, with translation MGDEFLIAALVYVIACLGLVLYLQKQLSKLRSKVEALTVLVKEGDRQRESFKRELQELRSGTIGMGRRVIELEKRLHQQSERIEESTQQDPQAKLYTRAMKMVALGAGVDELIKECELPKAEAELLIRLHRK, from the coding sequence ATGGGCGATGAATTTTTAATCGCAGCCTTAGTTTATGTGATTGCGTGTTTAGGGTTAGTCCTTTATCTCCAAAAACAATTGAGTAAGTTGCGCAGTAAAGTTGAAGCGTTAACTGTACTGGTCAAAGAAGGCGATCGCCAACGTGAGTCCTTTAAACGGGAGTTGCAGGAGCTTCGCAGCGGCACTATCGGCATGGGACGACGTGTTATCGAGCTTGAGAAGCGCTTACATCAACAATCTGAGCGTATCGAAGAGTCGACGCAGCAGGATCCTCAAGCCAAACTCTATACCCGAGCGATGAAAATGGTCGCGTTAGGTGCGGGGGTGGACGAACTGATTAAAGAGTGTGAGTTACCTAAAGCC